Proteins co-encoded in one Nostoc sp. C052 genomic window:
- a CDS encoding glycosyltransferase, with protein MKPVDIEKFLSEQINWKSELEAVFRQAYDTYFSSIDKHPLPTEELENDIKDHVYRRYERTLTHYIPWVMNVCDLNDKEVIEIGCGTGSSTAAFSHFSKHIYAYEVETLSVSIAKKRMQVMGINNVSIIQSDPDNLLEVLKCNHSSGVSVILLFAVLEHTTIQERLNTLKTCWNMLLPNGILIVAETPNRLKYYDYHTSWLSFFHLLPLDLAVEYYNTSPRTQFKLAVKKYIDIGNIEEAKNTLVRWGNAVSYHEFEIVLGSNLKDLLIADGDAEEMRSLYPVSNEEKLLQQYFSEANVNQPLAFTNKILNLIFQKESLENNHANSFEVSFKQTIKDKFPSTVAVARIALLVTTEYEGIFRNGGIGTYYRTLSEKLAAEGFYVVVLLCQSQKKFGGESTIPAVKHIFSTSECIDVLELQPTHLAILSQLQDGEWVDYENYCALFFVTAIAATFPNAYIYIEFPEMLGLGYRTVQAKRSRVLGENCVVAVTLHSGQEWLQEAHARYTHSHPRWFWQTSHYEQYSFEQADLAFFLSHFLKEKVEKYGWKTSHAKHLPYCFSVIEQPSKTMRLRNDLQRLVDEDKIPLVFFGRLEERKGLFTFLEAVKLLESNLIEKIHIIFLGKNVELQAEGLQGLDSQQYIKQKLGSNYCYTIVTDLFSQEAIQLVSLWRCAIVCLTSSQENFPHTALEMGQLPVSLIVSDTGGFRETLNLIGRTSGVRWFIPEEVRSLEQAMIQSIWAYPEKVGVPMREFLYFVNQRLLNQRFEYMDGAFSQAVISSASHLDKSEPRKSILGMTSMEEQLFLENYAQNEYSARGEIVELGCWFGSSTISFAMGLEANSYVTNKSQRIHVYDIFIWHSQAGMQQNVIGTSLEGKYKDGDSFLDEYLERINPWSHLIHVHPGDLAEIGWQQGEIECLFIDAMKSWELTNSIVKNFFPYLIPEVSLVIQQDFAHYYTSWIHLMMYHLREYLVPIEHPFIYSSRAFRYVKVIPNEVLQNSYSFDSFSETEVAAAFDYSLEITPKKMQPNILAAKVMYFIHIRDFEKAKLEFQALTAKLDSCEWLELADVQKIAKMYHSIDLLS; from the coding sequence ATGAAGCCAGTAGACATAGAAAAGTTCCTTTCCGAACAAATCAATTGGAAGTCTGAACTTGAAGCAGTATTTCGCCAAGCTTACGACACTTACTTTAGCAGTATAGATAAACATCCTTTGCCAACTGAAGAACTCGAAAATGACATTAAAGACCATGTTTATCGACGCTATGAAAGAACATTAACTCATTACATACCTTGGGTTATGAATGTATGTGATTTAAATGATAAAGAGGTGATCGAGATTGGCTGTGGAACGGGTTCTAGCACTGCTGCCTTTTCCCACTTTTCTAAACATATCTATGCCTACGAAGTTGAAACTTTATCGGTTTCAATAGCCAAGAAAAGAATGCAAGTGATGGGGATAAATAATGTTTCTATCATCCAGTCTGACCCGGATAACTTACTAGAAGTACTTAAATGTAATCATAGCTCTGGAGTATCAGTTATCTTATTATTTGCCGTTCTAGAACATACGACTATTCAAGAGCGGTTAAATACCTTGAAAACTTGTTGGAATATGCTTTTACCTAATGGTATTTTAATAGTAGCAGAAACCCCAAATCGTTTAAAATATTACGATTATCACACTTCTTGGTTGTCTTTTTTTCATCTTTTACCATTGGACTTGGCTGTAGAATACTATAATACATCTCCTAGAACTCAGTTTAAATTAGCAGTCAAAAAATATATCGATATTGGAAATATAGAAGAAGCAAAAAATACTTTAGTTCGTTGGGGTAATGCTGTCAGCTATCATGAATTTGAGATAGTACTAGGTTCTAACTTAAAAGATTTATTAATTGCAGATGGAGATGCGGAAGAAATGAGAAGCTTGTATCCAGTCTCAAATGAAGAGAAGCTTTTACAGCAGTACTTTAGCGAAGCCAATGTGAACCAACCTTTAGCATTCACTAATAAAATATTAAATCTAATTTTTCAAAAAGAAAGCCTTGAAAATAATCATGCTAACAGTTTTGAAGTCAGCTTCAAACAGACGATAAAAGATAAATTTCCCTCAACAGTTGCAGTTGCACGAATAGCATTACTTGTCACAACCGAATACGAAGGTATTTTTCGGAACGGTGGAATTGGCACTTATTACCGCACTCTCAGTGAGAAATTAGCAGCAGAAGGCTTTTATGTTGTGGTACTGCTTTGCCAAAGTCAAAAGAAGTTTGGTGGAGAGTCAACTATTCCCGCCGTGAAACATATCTTTTCAACCAGTGAATGTATTGATGTACTGGAATTACAGCCGACTCACTTGGCAATTTTGTCTCAGTTGCAGGATGGGGAATGGGTAGATTACGAGAACTACTGTGCGCTATTTTTTGTGACTGCGATCGCCGCTACATTTCCTAACGCCTATATTTACATTGAATTCCCTGAAATGCTGGGATTGGGATACCGCACAGTTCAAGCCAAGCGATCGCGTGTTTTAGGAGAAAATTGTGTGGTGGCTGTGACTTTGCATAGTGGGCAGGAGTGGCTGCAAGAAGCTCATGCAAGGTACACACATTCTCATCCTCGCTGGTTTTGGCAAACGAGCCATTATGAGCAATATTCCTTTGAGCAGGCAGATTTAGCCTTCTTTCTGTCACATTTTCTCAAAGAGAAAGTGGAAAAGTACGGTTGGAAAACATCTCATGCAAAGCATTTACCTTATTGTTTTTCAGTAATTGAACAACCGTCGAAAACAATGAGGCTCAGAAATGATTTGCAACGGCTAGTTGATGAAGATAAAATTCCGCTGGTATTTTTTGGACGATTGGAGGAGAGAAAAGGGCTTTTTACCTTCCTAGAAGCAGTCAAACTACTAGAAAGTAATTTAATTGAAAAAATTCATATTATCTTTCTGGGGAAGAACGTTGAACTGCAAGCAGAGGGTTTGCAAGGGTTAGATAGCCAGCAATATATTAAACAAAAGTTAGGCTCTAACTATTGCTACACCATTGTGACTGATTTGTTCAGTCAAGAAGCGATTCAGTTGGTGAGTTTGTGGCGTTGTGCGATCGTTTGTCTCACCAGTAGTCAAGAGAACTTTCCCCATACAGCATTAGAAATGGGACAGTTACCCGTCAGTTTAATCGTTTCCGATACAGGTGGATTTCGAGAAACTCTCAATTTAATTGGACGTACCAGTGGTGTGCGCTGGTTTATACCGGAAGAAGTGCGATCGCTTGAACAAGCTATGATTCAATCTATCTGGGCTTACCCAGAGAAAGTCGGTGTACCGATGAGAGAATTTCTCTATTTTGTGAATCAACGCTTGCTGAATCAAAGATTTGAATATATGGATGGAGCTTTTTCTCAAGCTGTTATATCATCCGCAAGTCATCTAGATAAAAGTGAACCCAGAAAATCGATACTGGGTATGACTTCAATGGAGGAGCAACTCTTTTTAGAGAACTATGCCCAAAATGAGTATTCAGCTAGAGGAGAGATTGTAGAACTTGGTTGCTGGTTTGGCTCCTCAACTATTTCCTTTGCAATGGGGCTTGAGGCTAATTCCTATGTAACGAACAAAAGCCAGCGCATTCATGTTTATGATATTTTTATTTGGCATTCACAAGCTGGAATGCAGCAAAATGTCATTGGTACTTCCTTAGAAGGTAAATACAAAGATGGAGATAGTTTTCTAGACGAATACCTGGAGCGAATTAATCCTTGGAGTCATCTTATTCACGTCCATCCTGGGGATCTTGCAGAAATTGGCTGGCAACAGGGTGAAATCGAATGTCTTTTTATTGATGCTATGAAATCCTGGGAATTAACAAATAGTATTGTAAAAAACTTCTTTCCCTATCTGATTCCAGAAGTATCTTTAGTAATCCAGCAAGATTTTGCTCATTACTATACCTCTTGGATTCATCTAATGATGTATCATTTACGAGAATATCTAGTGCCGATTGAGCATCCCTTCATTTATTCCTCTAGAGCTTTTCGCTATGTCAAGGTGATTCCTAATGAGGTGTTACAAAATTCATATTCATTTGATAGTTTTTCTGAAACTGAAGTTGCCGCAGCTTTTGATTATTCATTAGAGATTACACCAAAGAAAATGCAGCCAAATATTCTGGCAGCTAAAGTGATGTACTTTATTCATATCAGGGATTTTGAAAAAGCTAAGTTGGAATTTCAAGCATTAACAGCAAAACTTGATTCTTGTGAATGGTTAGAGTTGGCTGATGTTCAGAAAATAGCTAAGATGTATCATTCAATTGACCTACTGAGTTAA
- a CDS encoding tetratricopeptide repeat protein yields MYQELEEKGYVVVDFLSEERVQNLLNIYKKSPLPQDSITDAPYLYRSEISSDILYRQLVNQEIKKTFISQIETLFTDYKIVYCNFISKTLNSPSLSIHQDPSIVDETSHKSFIIWCPLIDVDEQTGCLQVVSKSHLITSNPRPRFVYAASSCSQDILSLMQQDYLTNVPMQAGKALIFDGRLFHGSSPNLFTNKRVVATCHIAPKNSSINFCYRESQTSDKLEIFEVDEKFYEQYIRGQKLEGCRSLGVFDYKNNPLTPEQFVEFMNAPEPKANQDPGIRERFLSLFNLLRGNDWWFYKIPPLLAIAYAEILIQDTPPQQSIITLLALLVSMFFVAAYGHVVNDIFDIEVDFQAGKQNRMAHLSRGQRILLSVSLAIAGAVPWLFIGFNSTSAILLGSIYTLLTIYPAPPLRLKERYILGAVADAATVHAIPTLLVATVFSRLTATPQSANYSLAIVATAWAFGVGIRGILLHQIWDRENDLQSGIKTLATKFGVQSLRTWINYIVFPLEAIFSCGLVLLISQSTPLLLVPFTVYFLLLFFSIKYDEFDPSPSQKSYVLLHDFYEIWLPLSLLTLLSFRQPVFLILLTLHIILFYSAIKQRLLVLAHSLIFRLKQIIELNPSRQENLGIKGNANKESKIQYNNPSKIFSEYPLSKLDVSIVKAINFLEEEQLFDGEFPTYYMGRLAKENLELSDISTYSDSSIFVTSLILYSLSFLMDSENWKGKVKRITEKGLKFLSKEMQPGGVWKYWSSKNEKYKMIPPDLDDTCCASHILKKNNISIPKNQGIIFENRNKQGLFYTWMLPRSIRSIVLNSITFGKGLSFSREFWNLTNRNDICCVVNANVILYLGEIKQTKKTIEHLIDLVRQNGEENYPSFYKNKLCFYYMISRAYFNSVLSLGEVKELVIDKVLNLQSSDGSFGDELSTALAISTLLNFSAPTSSLGKGIESLLKSQQQNGSWQRIAMYGGQLDRESFGSAALTTGFCVEALARYRLLDIPGYRQQEEVKIQEVQSQLTADLELQLQQTKQELTQFQSQLYATQTQLSQSQSELQTLQAELTQSQSELQTSQAELTQLKSYLQQTQGVEGVMSYYRSRIASNPDDIQLYHQALTIKPDDEQIILQLGNALVRQNRFADAQATYQTALQFHPDNFEIHLELAKALEKDKKWDEAIASCQRAIELNPDYSWSHKHLGDILAERGQFDEASLSYRRALQLQPRIF; encoded by the coding sequence ATGTATCAAGAACTTGAAGAAAAAGGATATGTAGTTGTTGATTTTCTCAGTGAAGAGAGAGTGCAAAACCTTTTAAATATTTATAAAAAATCTCCTCTTCCTCAAGATTCAATCACTGATGCCCCGTATTTGTATCGCAGTGAAATTAGCTCAGATATACTATACCGTCAGCTAGTTAATCAGGAAATCAAAAAAACCTTTATTTCTCAAATAGAAACTTTATTTACAGACTACAAAATTGTTTACTGCAACTTCATTAGTAAAACGCTAAATTCTCCATCTTTATCGATACATCAAGACCCATCAATAGTAGATGAAACCTCACATAAATCTTTTATTATTTGGTGTCCCCTCATTGATGTAGACGAACAAACTGGTTGTCTTCAAGTTGTTAGCAAAAGCCATCTAATCACTTCAAACCCAAGACCTCGTTTTGTTTATGCAGCCTCGTCTTGCAGTCAAGATATTTTGTCTCTGATGCAACAAGACTATCTTACCAATGTCCCCATGCAAGCAGGCAAAGCACTTATATTTGATGGACGGCTTTTTCATGGCTCTTCTCCTAACTTATTTACTAATAAAAGAGTAGTAGCGACTTGTCATATAGCTCCTAAAAACAGTTCTATTAATTTTTGTTATCGAGAGTCACAGACTTCTGATAAACTAGAAATTTTTGAAGTGGATGAAAAATTTTATGAGCAATACATAAGAGGTCAAAAACTAGAAGGCTGTAGAAGTTTGGGAGTCTTTGATTATAAAAATAATCCACTAACACCAGAACAATTTGTGGAGTTTATGAATGCTCCAGAACCAAAAGCAAATCAAGACCCTGGAATCAGAGAAAGGTTTTTATCACTTTTCAACTTACTTCGGGGTAACGATTGGTGGTTCTACAAAATCCCCCCATTACTCGCTATTGCCTACGCTGAAATCCTCATCCAAGATACACCACCTCAACAATCTATCATTACACTACTGGCTCTTTTAGTTTCAATGTTTTTCGTTGCAGCTTACGGTCATGTTGTCAATGACATCTTTGATATTGAGGTAGATTTTCAAGCTGGCAAGCAGAACAGAATGGCTCATCTTTCGAGAGGGCAACGTATTTTATTAAGTGTCAGTTTAGCCATTGCAGGTGCAGTCCCGTGGTTGTTTATTGGCTTTAACTCAACTTCAGCCATTTTGCTTGGTTCTATCTATACATTGCTAACCATTTATCCTGCTCCGCCCCTCCGCCTGAAAGAACGATATATCTTGGGTGCAGTTGCCGACGCTGCTACCGTACACGCAATTCCCACATTGCTAGTCGCTACGGTATTTTCTCGCTTAACGGCAACTCCTCAATCGGCAAACTATTCTCTAGCGATCGTTGCTACAGCTTGGGCATTTGGGGTTGGAATTAGAGGTATTCTATTGCATCAAATTTGGGATCGAGAAAATGATTTGCAATCGGGTATAAAGACATTGGCTACAAAGTTTGGTGTGCAATCACTCCGAACTTGGATTAATTACATTGTGTTTCCACTCGAAGCTATTTTTTCCTGTGGACTCGTTCTCTTAATTTCCCAATCTACGCCTTTGCTTCTTGTCCCTTTCACTGTTTATTTTCTGCTACTATTTTTCAGTATCAAATATGATGAATTTGATCCTTCTCCATCTCAAAAATCCTACGTTTTGTTGCACGATTTCTATGAAATCTGGTTGCCTCTAAGCTTATTAACATTGCTATCTTTCCGACAACCTGTGTTTTTGATTCTACTCACTCTACACATAATTTTATTTTACTCCGCTATTAAGCAACGACTGCTTGTATTAGCTCATTCACTAATTTTTAGACTGAAACAAATTATCGAACTGAATCCTTCTAGGCAAGAAAATCTGGGAATAAAAGGCAATGCTAATAAAGAGTCAAAAATACAATACAATAATCCTAGCAAAATATTTTCAGAATATCCGCTTAGTAAGTTAGATGTCAGCATAGTAAAAGCTATTAACTTTCTCGAAGAGGAGCAATTATTTGATGGAGAATTTCCAACTTATTATATGGGTCGTCTCGCCAAAGAAAATCTAGAACTCAGCGATATTTCCACTTATTCTGATAGCTCTATTTTTGTTACTTCTCTAATTCTGTACTCTTTAAGCTTTCTCATGGATAGCGAGAACTGGAAGGGCAAAGTGAAGAGAATCACAGAGAAAGGATTAAAATTTTTGTCAAAGGAAATGCAGCCAGGAGGGGTATGGAAATACTGGTCTTCAAAAAACGAAAAATATAAGATGATTCCCCCTGACCTAGACGATACTTGCTGTGCATCTCACATACTGAAGAAGAATAATATATCAATACCTAAAAATCAAGGTATTATTTTTGAAAATAGAAACAAGCAAGGGCTTTTTTATACTTGGATGCTGCCTCGCTCGATTAGGAGCATTGTATTAAATTCAATCACCTTTGGAAAAGGTTTATCATTTTCGAGAGAATTCTGGAATTTAACTAATAGAAATGATATTTGCTGTGTTGTGAATGCAAATGTTATCCTATACTTAGGAGAGATTAAACAAACCAAAAAAACTATTGAACATCTAATTGATCTTGTTCGCCAAAATGGAGAAGAAAATTATCCTTCATTCTACAAGAACAAGCTATGCTTTTACTATATGATTTCTAGAGCATACTTTAATAGTGTTTTATCTTTAGGTGAAGTAAAAGAATTAGTTATTGATAAGGTCTTAAACCTGCAAAGTTCTGATGGTTCTTTTGGCGATGAGTTATCGACTGCGTTAGCAATATCTACCCTGCTTAACTTTAGCGCACCAACTTCTAGTTTAGGTAAGGGGATTGAATCTTTACTCAAAAGTCAGCAACAAAATGGCTCATGGCAAAGAATTGCCATGTACGGTGGTCAACTCGATAGAGAGTCATTCGGTTCAGCTGCGTTGACTACAGGTTTTTGTGTAGAAGCGTTAGCTCGTTATCGTTTGCTGGATATTCCTGGATATCGTCAACAAGAAGAAGTGAAAATACAAGAAGTACAATCACAATTAACAGCAGATTTAGAGCTTCAACTGCAACAGACTAAACAAGAATTGACACAATTCCAATCTCAACTATACGCTACACAAACTCAACTATCACAATCCCAATCTGAACTACAAACTTTACAAGCTGAATTAACCCAATCCCAATCTGAACTACAAACCTCACAAGCCGAATTAACCCAACTTAAATCTTATCTCCAACAAACTCAGGGAGTGGAGGGAGTAATGAGCTATTATCGGTCTCGCATCGCATCCAACCCCGACGATATCCAACTTTACCATCAGGCATTGACAATTAAGCCCGATGATGAGCAAATCATTTTGCAGCTAGGTAATGCTTTAGTTAGACAAAACCGCTTTGCTGATGCACAAGCCACTTACCAAACTGCACTCCAATTTCACCCAGACAACTTTGAAATACACTTGGAGTTAGCCAAGGCTTTAGAGAAAGACAAGAAATGGGATGAGGCGATCGCTTCTTGCCAACGTGCGATCGAACTGAATCCAGATTATTCTTGGTCGCATAAACACTTAGGCGATATCTTAGCAGAACGAGGTCAGTTTGACGAAGCAAGTCTGTCTTATCGTCGCGCATTACAACTTCAACCGAGAATTTTTTAA
- a CDS encoding AMP-binding protein has protein sequence MDEKARAIAAYLQSRLCVGERVLLVYPQGLEAIAAFFGCLYAGVVAIPAPAPEAARMKHILLRLEAIASDARLLSQSLSDASNKRKFIPSVSCIKNLKKKDM, from the coding sequence TTGGACGAGAAAGCCAGGGCGATCGCCGCTTACTTACAATCTCGACTCTGCGTCGGCGAAAGAGTCTTGCTGGTTTATCCCCAAGGATTAGAAGCGATCGCCGCCTTTTTTGGTTGCCTTTACGCTGGAGTGGTTGCCATTCCCGCACCCGCACCGGAAGCGGCACGGATGAAACACATTTTACTGAGATTGGAAGCGATCGCATCTGATGCTCGATTGCTTTCTCAATCACTATCTGATGCGAGCAACAAGAGAAAATTTATCCCAAGTGTATCATGTATCAAGAACTTGAAGAAAAAGGATATGTAG
- a CDS encoding glycosyltransferase family 2 protein: protein MLSPSATVIICTVDRCNFLSKVMKAVSLWRCSFQELILVVGPAQDNTELVLLEYKDIINQILLTEERNVSVARNLGLKAASGDIIFYLDDDVIPPHNWIDLHLQIYREQGAICGCVGGAVIDKTQPNFSLQFSRGVNSRLSESQPILSATETAKYTSSHEWFCGVMGANASYQREALVRIGYFDEFFEYFLEETDICLRLLEAGYRVNHIDAVVEHYVQPSHNRRDHRHLTCWYSLAKNTTYFAFKHGYQKLPLPMFLIRLSSLLIYRCLLRILRLKLTHNLPFYLLFKYIQESIIGVRCGWEAGIKLHNPQNWKNEKIRVELG from the coding sequence ATGCTATCTCCTTCTGCAACTGTGATTATCTGTACTGTAGACAGGTGTAACTTTCTCTCAAAAGTGATGAAGGCCGTTTCTCTTTGGCGATGTTCTTTTCAAGAGCTAATTTTAGTAGTTGGCCCAGCACAAGATAATACAGAATTAGTTTTATTAGAATACAAAGATATCATTAATCAGATTCTTCTTACTGAAGAACGGAATGTGAGTGTGGCTAGAAACTTAGGTTTGAAAGCAGCATCAGGAGATATTATTTTTTATCTTGATGACGATGTTATTCCTCCACACAATTGGATAGATTTACATTTACAAATTTACCGAGAACAAGGAGCGATTTGTGGTTGTGTGGGTGGAGCAGTTATAGATAAAACTCAACCAAATTTTTCTTTACAGTTTTCTAGAGGTGTCAATAGCCGTTTGAGCGAATCTCAACCAATTCTTTCCGCGACAGAGACAGCTAAATATACCTCCAGCCATGAATGGTTTTGCGGCGTAATGGGAGCTAATGCTTCATATCAACGAGAAGCTTTAGTCAGAATTGGCTATTTTGATGAGTTTTTTGAATATTTTTTAGAAGAAACCGATATCTGTTTGCGTTTGCTGGAAGCTGGCTATAGGGTTAATCATATAGATGCGGTTGTAGAACACTATGTGCAACCCAGTCATAATCGCCGCGATCACCGGCATCTCACCTGTTGGTATTCCCTCGCTAAAAATACTACCTACTTTGCTTTCAAACACGGTTATCAAAAACTACCTTTACCAATGTTTTTAATCCGTCTCAGTTCACTTCTGATCTACCGATGTTTGTTAAGAATTTTACGCCTTAAATTGACTCATAATTTGCCTTTTTATTTGTTGTTTAAATACATTCAAGAGTCGATTATAGGTGTTCGTTGCGGTTGGGAGGCAGGAATTAAATTGCATAATCCTCAAAACTGGAAAAATGAGAAAATCAGAGTAGAATTAGGATAA